The following DNA comes from Miscanthus floridulus cultivar M001 chromosome 5, ASM1932011v1, whole genome shotgun sequence.
AAACTTTGGTGGCTTTGCGTTTCGGATGCAAACCTATGGAGAATGCGACTACCTAAGAGAGATAGAGCAATTGCGGGTGCCTGGATAGGTGTTTTCTCAGCAGCTATGTAATACGAACCCCCCTCTGTTTTTCTGTGAAACTGATCATTTGATCAAAGATGTACATTTTAACTTGTAAGCACCTCCTGCCTCAAGGCAGTGAATGAGCAATACAAATTCAGGCAGGGATCCTCACctccccacccacccacacaGTGACCTTCAAAAGAAAAGATGGCGATACCAAATCAGTATACTGTTACTTTGGAGGATGAACAATCTTTTCTGGGCATTTGTAACGAGCCACTGAATCGCAAGAATACCGCCACCTGGTCGATTATTGGGATGCTAAAGAAGGCAACTGCGGAAGAGCTGTACAGTTTGGTGGCCTGGTTTAGTGGTTTATGTTTCTAGTGTGGTGGTGAATGTAATATCTTTTCATGGGTGGAACATCCCTTTTCCTGTTATTCGTGGAATTGTGGTGGAAGGTTTCTGGGTCGTCTCCTCTGCTTTCATTGCGCTTGATGAAGAAAACCGTAGTGATTGATTCagtcaatatttttttttctgttaTGGTGATGGTTGAATTTATATTTAGAGAGAGCTACGGATTCAGTTGGTATATATTTTTTGTCATGGTGATGATTGAATTTATATTTAGAGAGCTACAGCCTGCATTCTCTTATTTTGCGATCTACAGTTGTGAATCCCAGCTCTTCCGCCCGGCTTGTTTCAAAATGCAGCATAGAGTTACAATGATCGATGAAGATTTTATTCTTGGGATCTACCATCTCCGGTCTCCGTCTGTAGTCAGGGGAGACAGTATATTTCTTTTCGGATGCAGGCCCTGTTTGCATAGCTTCAGACGGCCTAGGCTCCTTGAGCCGATGAAGCTAGAAATAGTGGTTTAAGAAGCTAGAAATAGTGGTTTTACCGGTTTCTAGAAGGAGAAGAAGCTAGAAATAGTGGCTTTACCAGTTTCTAGGAGGAGAATAGGAGATAGAGTAAAAGCTGGCTAGAGTtctactccattccaaattataagttattttaactttttGAAGAGttaaaacatctcaagtttgaccaaaattatatagaGCATTACAAAAATTTATGACGTCAAATAAgtattactataaaaatataattaaagaaaaatctaatgacacttatttggtatcataaatgttattattttattatataaatttggtcaaacttaagatatttTCACTCTTGAAAGTTatgatttgggatggagggagtataaagGAGCAGCTGCTGCCGTGAGCTCCCCTGCAAGGAGCTAAAACCAACCGGAGCTTTACTGAAGTGGCCACGGGCCATACTACGATCGATCATGTTAAAGCTAACATCTATCGGCAAGGGCTTATACTGAACGTCAActataatataaaaatatatagattTTTTTAAACATGTTCtaatattttctagataaataTGCAGTTAAAAATACTAAAGATCTGATTGAATATTAAAAATCCATGGAAAATTTATTTTAACTTAAAAAATATGAaaatagtttcatatttttttaaacCATGCTCTATGTTTGAGCTAGGTTAGACAATATaatatagagaatgattttaggaAAAGCATAAAGTCCGTTAGCCCATCCAAATTGCTACACGTGAGCTGTAGTCCTCGGAGCTTCCTCCTCGGGCGTTGCTGTTGACTCTGGTGGTGAGTCCTACTCCTCCACATCAACGGCTGCATTGATCGAGGAACAGACCGAACAAGAGAAAGCTAGGAGTGAGCATGGGCGGGAGGTGCCCTTGCCCACGGATTCTGTGGTGGAACCAAGAATTTTGATTAAAGGGGCCGAGCAAacactcagcctgttcgcttgttggtttcagccagcccaaaccagccagccaacagtgtttttccctcacaataaaccagcaccagccagcccaaaccagcccagaaaccaaccagcgaacaggccgactaTGACAGCTCATAAGTGTGACATATATACATCAAGGTCTCAATAGCTTTTCAATGCTTATACAGATGTTTTGTCTTTATAGTAAAAATTGTAATATTATGATTGAAAATGGCATTAAATTAATGACTTGCTCACAAAAGCAAACGCTTGCTAGAGTGTTCCAACACTCGATTCTTCTCTTCCTCTTCgtctcttcttctccatctccggtGGGCTTAGAGAAAAAATTAGGAGAGGTATGTACGCCCGGTGGTGGGGGACAAGAGAGATGGCGGCGAGGTGGAGGTGACGGTGCTGCTGTTAGAGCAGGCGACAGAGGAGGTGTCCGGGCCAAGTTGGGGCGGAGGCGACCATGGTcacggtggtggaggtggagagGGAAAGGAGGAGGTCGCAACAGGCGGTGGGCAGCGGCGGTGCGTCGGGAGGATGTGTGAAAAATAAAATTGAGTGTTTTGGGCCCTAAAACACTCAGGTGTAAGGTAGACAGATTCAATATTTATATGGATGTGTGTTATAAAAATTTCTTGCTGGGCCCTACTAGCCCCTCTAGTTCTGCCACACAGACTCTCTGTATTGTTTTTTTCCTCCCAAAAGTTATTATTGTaataaatatattaataaaataaataaacatggCAAAGTGCTATATTTATCCAGGGACGGAGATTCAGCGTGGAACTAGAGGTTGTTACGGTCGTGATTCCGTCAAAGGCCTAAGCTGCTGcgagctccctccctccctcccccccctccccccctgcGACCCGGACTCCGCGGCAGGTGGTTTGGGTGGGTACTTACCCCGCGCTCTGCTCTGCTCCCATCCATCACCATTGCCTGCCCCTCCACCTAGGGCAGCGCGAACCAAACCAGAGGGGGAGATCGACGCgcgcacgcccacgcccacggccacTGATCGAGCTCCGGGagagagacggagacggagatggCCATGGAGTTGCAGACGTGATTGCCAAGCCCGTTGGTTGGTTGGTTTCGCTTGAAAGAAATCGAGTAGGACaggagcagaggaggaggagggggctcAGTTCAGTTCGTGGACCGATCCAGCCATATTACTGATCGATCGACCCAACGGTCGATCATGGCGTACCTTCGGAACAAGTCGATGGAGTTCCTCAAGCGGTTCGAGGTGCCGGCCAAGAACCCATCGGAGGACGCGCAGCGCCGGTGGCGGGAGGCCGTCGGCACGCTCGTCaagaaccgccgccgccgcttccgcatGGTCCCCGACCTCGACAAGCGTTCGCAGGTCGAGACGCAGCGCCGCAACATTCAGGTGCGTACGTCCATCCCGTCCCGTCCGCCGAACCTGCACGCATTGTTAAATTTGTTATCTTCTTCCTCCTTTTGGATTGCAAGTGATTAAGCTCACCTGATTTCTATCCGCGACGCAAGGCAGTGCTGATATTCTCCTGACCGATCTCTGGGTTTGTTCATCCGATGCATGCATGTCCATGGATGGCAATGGCATGCTGCCTATGGGGCTAGGGCCCAGCGTTTTTCCCCTGTAGCGTTCCTCCAAGCTGTGCTTATCCGCGAATAACAAACAAATTACCGAGACAGTAGGAGAGCACAGTTTCTTCGTCGGTATTTAAGCCACAAACAGTAGTTTGTTATATGCCAGTACACCGTTAGCTCGAGTGGTTCCGTCCCCGTCGTGGGAAGCAGTGGTGGAAGGCCCCGGTCGGGAGTTTGACTCCCGGCTGCCGCGGGGCACAGCTCCGGTAATGCACAGTTTGTGCAGAAAAAAAACTCCTCGCCTGTCCCGCTTTCCAAAGCATAGATAGGAAGGTTCCAGCTCACTCACAGGGTTATGGGCCCCTGTGTGAGGGTGAGGTATATGGTTCGGGTGTTTTCTCGGCCTACGTGATAGGTCTTCTTTTTAGCGCAAAAAACTGCGGGGGCTCTCTGCCCACCGTAGGCTGAGTTTTTTGATACGACCAATACAAAGATGTGTTTGCCCATTAAGTGTGTTGTCAGAAAATGATTCACAAAAAATATGTTGAGACAAATCTTGTGTGTATCCTGGATGCACAGCAACAATTTTTTCTGTCACAATGCATATAACAGATATGATACGAGTTACTATCTCCGTAGAAAAAAAAGATACAATTCTAgctttaactttgatcaaatatatataaaaaaatagtacTACGTATGTTATCAAATATTTATAAATAGATTTGTATGCAATTTAGAGTCATATATGTTAAAATATTTTctttataaatttagtcaaaatttTAAAAGTTTGACTCAATCTAAATATAGAACCCCATCCCCATAAGTCAAGTAGCTTCTTTCTGGCGCATAAGTCAATGGCCCAAGTGCTGAGGCTCTAGTCATTTGTTTTTCCTGCAGATAACGAACCTGCACATTTTTTTGGTCATTTAATCGTGCGGGTTTAAAGTACATCGAAAAATTACACTTTTACATATCAAATGTAAGATGATATCAAACCACCGAGACCAACTATAGAGTACCTGTTTTTAAATTTTGGTTGACTTCTGTAAGTTATGTGACTGACGAGTTGGTCAATGGTCAACTTAAAAGGTCCAATTCAGAAGCAGCGACAGCAAATGCTCTGTCCTTGAAGTGCCCCATAATTTATGGTAGTTATTTCACAGGTTGTCTTACCGGTTACTTTTGAGAGTAACCTACAAGATAGAGTTAAGCTAGCTTAATTGTCAGGTACTCAGGTTTTCAATTTCTGAAGACTAACTAATAGGACTGCTATGTCTTGTTCTATCTGTATGCGTGCGCATCATGGTTAGAATATATAAATGAAAAAAACTTTATATGATATTTCTGAAGTGAGAGCATAATAAATCAATTGATTGTTGTCAAAGTGTCCTTTTATAATTATCTGTAAGTAATTTTGTAAAGCCTAATAAGCAGACAAAAGGTAAAGCTTCATGTAATGTTTATTTTTAGCTCAATTTATTAGCCAAACTTACATGAATATGAAAAGGAAGTACTTGAACGAATATGTTCGGTAAAAGTTCCTCTCAATGCTACTGATTGAATGACGTTTTACTGATTCACATTAAAGCAGCACAACAGAACAATTAACCTTTTTTACCAATGTAATTACCTTCTCAATCAATTAGCATGTTGCCTTTTGTTCACACCCAGCCCAAAGTACTGAGAATGTTTCTTTCTGATTCACAGGAGAAGCTTCGTGTTGCACTCTACGTGCAGAAGGCTGCGCTGCAGTTCATCGATGGTACACGACACTAGCTCATCCTCTCTTTTAATCACTGCATTCAGTTTCGTGTTGGGTGGATCAACGTCAATCTGCTGCTAACAATTGTCGATGCTGGCATGGAATCATGTGTAGCCGCCCGCAAGACGGAGCACCCGTTGCCGGAGATGGCGCGGCAATGCGGCTTCTCCGTGAGTGCGGAGGAGCTGGCCACCGTGGTGCGCACCCACGACGGCAAGAGCCTGAGGCACCACAGGGGCGTCGACGGCATCGCGCGGAAGGTGAACGTCTCCCTCGCCGACGGCGTCAAGTCGGACGAGGCGGGCGTCCGGGCCGAGGTCTACGGCGCCAACAAGTACACCGAGAAGCCGCCGAGGACGTTCTGGATGTTCCTCTGGGACGCCAGCCAGGACATGACGCTCCTGCTGCTCGCCTTCTGCGCGTTCATCTCCGTCGTCATCGGGCTCGCCACGGAGGGGTGGCCCAGCGGGATGTACGACGGCCTCGGCATCATGCTCACCATCTTCCTCGTGGTCATGATCACCGCGGCCAGCGACTACAAGCAGTCGCTGCAGTTCCGGGACCTGgacagggagaagaagaagatcgaCATGCAGGTCACCCGCGACGGCTACCGGCAGAAGGTGTCCATCTACGACATCGTCGTCGGGGACATTGTCCACCTCTCCATCGGCGACCAGGTGCCGGCGGACGGCCTGTACATCGACGGCTACTCGCTCGTGGTCGACGAGTCCAGCCTGTCCGGCGAGAGCGAGCCGGTGCACCTGTCCAGCGCCAACCCGTTCCTGCTCGGCGGGACCAAGGTGCAGGACGGGGCGGCGCGGATGCTGGTGACCGCGGTCGGGATGCGCACGGAGTGGGGGAACCTGATGGAGACGCTGAGCCAGGGCGGCGAGGACGAGACGCCGCTGCAGGTCAAGCTCAACGGCGTGGCCACTATCATCGGCAAGATCGGGCTGGCGTTCGCGGTGCTCACGTTCACCGTGCTCATGGCGCGGTTCCTGGTGGGCAAGGCGCACGCGCCCGGCGGGCTGCTGCAGTGGAGGGGAGCGGACGCGCTCTCGGTGCTCAACTTCTTCGCCGTCGCCgtcaccatcgtcgtcgtcgccgtgccCGAGGGACTGCCGCTCGCCGTCACGCTCAGCCTGGCGTTCGCCATGAAGAAGCTCATGCAGGAGCGCGCGCTCGTCAGGCACCTCTCGGCGTGCGAGACCATGGGGTCGGCAAGCTGCATCTGCACGGACAAGACCGGCACGCTCACCACCAACCACATGGTCGTCGAGAAGGTCTGGGCGTCCGGGGCGGCGCAGACGGTGAGCATCGCCAAGGGCTTTGACGAGCTCCGGTCGTCGGTGTCGGAGAACTTCACGAGGGTGCTGCTAGAGGGCGTCTTCCACTGCTCCGGCTCGGAGGTCGTCACGAGTAAGGACGGAAGGACTAGCGTCATGGGCACGCCCACCGAGACGGCCATCCTGGAGTTCGGCCTCGAGGTGGAGAAGTACACCAAGGTGGAGCACGCCGGCGCCAAGAAGCTCAAGGTGGAGCCGTTCAACTCGGTGAAGAAGACCATGGCTGTGGTTATCGCGTCCCCGAACGCCGCCGGCCACCCGCGCGCGTTCCTCAAGGGCGCGTCCGAGGTGGTCCTGAGCCGGTGCAGCTCCGTCATCGACGGCACTGGCAGCGTGGAGAAGCTCACGGACGCGAAGGCGAAGCGCGTGGCCAGCGCCATCGATGCGTTTGCGTGCGAGGCGCTGCGCACGCTCTGCCTGGCGTACCAGGACGTCGGCGGCGCCAGCGACGTCCCTGGCGACGGGTACACGCTCATCGCGGTGTTCGGCATCAAGGACCCGCTCCGTCCTGGCGTGAGGGAGGCCGTGAAGACGTGCCATGACGCGGGCATCAACGTCCGCATGGTCACCGGCGACAACATCAACACTGCTAAGGCGATCGCGAGGGAGTGCGGCATCCTCACTGACGACGGCATCGCCATCGAGGGCCCCGAGTTCCGGGCCAAGAGCCCCAACGAGATGAGAGAGCTCATACCCAAAATCCAGGCACGTAGCTGgagtacatcctcttcttctctgaagagtgaatttttctttttgcatggtggaaactgatgCGATTGGTCTGTCGTCTGTGTCTGCAGGTGATGGCTCGGTCGTTGCCACTGGACAAGCACACGTTGGTGACGAACCTGAGGGGCATGTTCAACGAGGTGGTGGCGGTGACCGGCGATGGCACCAATGATGCGCCGGCGTTGCACGAGGCCGACATCGGCCTAGCCATGGGCATTGCAGGAACAGAGGTTTGTAGCAGTAGTAGGTCCCTTGTTCATATCACTTGACCAATAATTTCTCAAACTGCTTCGCGTCTGCAACTGCTGCCTGCTGGTCAGGTTGCCAAGGAGAACGCCGACGTGATCATCATGGACGACAACTTCTCGACCATCATCAACGTCGCCAAATGGGGCCGGTCGGTCTACATCAACATCCAGAAGTTCGTGCAGTTCCAGCTCACGGTGAACGTCGTCGCCCTGATGGTGAACTTCGTCTCTGCATCCTTCACAGGTGCGCATGCAGCCATTCCTCGTTCCTCATTTTCTCGTCAGAGAGCCGAGCTCTCAGGGTGACACACGACTGAAGAACAAATCAATGATTCAGGAAGCGCCCCTCTGACGATCGTGCAACTGCTGTGGGTGAACCTGATCATGGACACCCTGGGCGCCCTGGCGCTGGCGACGGAGCCCCCGAACGACACGATGATGCAGCGGCCGCCGGTCGGCCAAGGCGACAACTTCATCACCAAGGTGATGTGGCGGAACATCGTCGGCCAGAGCATCTACCAGCTCGCCGTGCTCGGCGTCCTCATCTTCAAGGGCAAGAGCCTCCTCCGGCTGAACGGCGTCGGCGATCTCTCCGACACCCAGCTCAACACGTTCATATTCAACACCTTCGTGTTCTGCCAGGTCAGTACAGAAGCGACCCTAGCTTATATATAGCAAAGTCTGAATTTTTTAGGCGACTGATTTCATCATCCACGCTCTCTGAATCTACAGGTTTTCAACGAGGTGAACAGCCGGGAGATGGAGAAGATCAACGTGTTCAGCGGCATCTTCAGCAGCTGGATCTTCTCGGCGGTCGCCGGCGCCACCGCCGCGTTCCAGGTGATCATCGTGGAGCTCCTGGGGACTTTCGCGAGCACGGTGCACCTCAGCGGGAGGCTCTGGCTCGCCAGCGTGCTCATCGGCTCGGTCAGCCTGGTGATCGGCGCCGTCCTGAAGCTCATCCCTGTCGATTCCGGCAGTGGTGTCTCGTCTGACCGCCACGATGGGTACCAGCCCATCCCCACCGGCCCCAACGCCGTGTGATTTTGGAGGAGACGTTCTGCCACTTTTGTTTCTGATCGTGGATGGGGTAGAATCAATGTTTTTTAGCGAATAATGAGAATGTGTGAAGCTTTGCATAATGGAATTCTTCATTGCATGACTGCTATGCTTTTATAGAGGGTAAAGTTTACTTTACACAGGCATTTACTTGTTAAAGTTCCATTTTCAACCTTGGCCAGTAGTATTGGACAATACACACCCTTCATCAACTGTTTAGAACCACAACCT
Coding sequences within:
- the LOC136451087 gene encoding calcium-transporting ATPase 1, plasma membrane-type-like codes for the protein MAYLRNKSMEFLKRFEVPAKNPSEDAQRRWREAVGTLVKNRRRRFRMVPDLDKRSQVETQRRNIQEKLRVALYVQKAALQFIDAARKTEHPLPEMARQCGFSVSAEELATVVRTHDGKSLRHHRGVDGIARKVNVSLADGVKSDEAGVRAEVYGANKYTEKPPRTFWMFLWDASQDMTLLLLAFCAFISVVIGLATEGWPSGMYDGLGIMLTIFLVVMITAASDYKQSLQFRDLDREKKKIDMQVTRDGYRQKVSIYDIVVGDIVHLSIGDQVPADGLYIDGYSLVVDESSLSGESEPVHLSSANPFLLGGTKVQDGAARMLVTAVGMRTEWGNLMETLSQGGEDETPLQVKLNGVATIIGKIGLAFAVLTFTVLMARFLVGKAHAPGGLLQWRGADALSVLNFFAVAVTIVVVAVPEGLPLAVTLSLAFAMKKLMQERALVRHLSACETMGSASCICTDKTGTLTTNHMVVEKVWASGAAQTVSIAKGFDELRSSVSENFTRVLLEGVFHCSGSEVVTSKDGRTSVMGTPTETAILEFGLEVEKYTKVEHAGAKKLKVEPFNSVKKTMAVVIASPNAAGHPRAFLKGASEVVLSRCSSVIDGTGSVEKLTDAKAKRVASAIDAFACEALRTLCLAYQDVGGASDVPGDGYTLIAVFGIKDPLRPGVREAVKTCHDAGINVRMVTGDNINTAKAIARECGILTDDGIAIEGPEFRAKSPNEMRELIPKIQVMARSLPLDKHTLVTNLRGMFNEVVAVTGDGTNDAPALHEADIGLAMGIAGTEVAKENADVIIMDDNFSTIINVAKWGRSVYINIQKFVQFQLTVNVVALMVNFVSASFTGSAPLTIVQLLWVNLIMDTLGALALATEPPNDTMMQRPPVGQGDNFITKVMWRNIVGQSIYQLAVLGVLIFKGKSLLRLNGVGDLSDTQLNTFIFNTFVFCQVFNEVNSREMEKINVFSGIFSSWIFSAVAGATAAFQVIIVELLGTFASTVHLSGRLWLASVLIGSVSLVIGAVLKLIPVDSGSGVSSDRHDGYQPIPTGPNAV